In one Tripterygium wilfordii isolate XIE 37 chromosome 22, ASM1340144v1, whole genome shotgun sequence genomic region, the following are encoded:
- the LOC119990732 gene encoding cyclin-D3-1-like: MAMRQNDCEREQQQQSSSLLLDALYCEEERWEEEDDETSSIQTLSNRNPCLFSLPLLEQDMFWEDEELLSLFSKEQEQQKQNNVITDPSLFLARQEAVEWIVKVNARYGFSVLTAVLAIDYLDRFLCNPCFQKEKPWMVQLVSVTCLSLAAKVEETEVPLLLDFQGVETKYVFEPKTIQRMELLVLSTLKWKMHPVTPLSFVDHIMRRLGLKNHVQWEFHRRCESLLLSVVSDSRFMGFVPSVMATATMMHIIDQVEPFNPIEYKNQLLGVLDSTNKEKVNECYGLIVEQTKIQHTKSKKRKLLSEPISPSGVIDGAFSSECESSNDSWSVGSSSVSVSVSEPPPLKKSKTQDQKMGLFSLNRVFVEIVGSPRPG; this comes from the exons ATGGCAATGCGACAAAATGATTGTGAACGAGAACAGCAACAACAGAGCTCTTCATTATTGTTAGATGCTCTTTATTGTGAAGAGGAGAgatgggaagaagaagatgatgagactAGTTCAATACAAACCCTGAGCAACAGGAATCCTTGTTTGTTTTCTCTTCCATTGCTAGAGCAAGATATGTTTTGGGAAGATGAGGAGCTTCTGTCCCTCTTCTccaaagaacaagaacaacaaaaacaaaacaatgtgATAACGGATCCTTCTCTGTTTCTGGCTCGTCAAGAGGCTGTTGAGTGGATTGTTAAGGTCAATGCGCGTTATGGGTTTTCAGTTCTCACAGCAGTGTTGGCTATAGACTATCTTGATAGGTTCCTCTGTAACCCTTGTTTTCAGAAGGAGAAGCCATGGATGGTGCAGCTTGTGTCCGTCACTTGTCTCTCTTTGGCTGCTAAAGTTGAGGAGACTGAAGTCCCCCTTCTTCTAGACTTCCAA GGGGTGGAAACTAAGTATGTGTTTGAGCCTAAAACGATTCAAAGAATGGAGCTTTTGGTGCTCTCTACACTCAAATGGAAGATGCACCCAGTAACCCCACTTTCATTTGTGGATCACATCATGAGGAGGCTTGGATTGAAGAACCATGTCCAATGGGAGTTCCACAGGCGATGTGAGAGTCTTCTTCTCTCTGTAGTCTCTG ATTCGAGATTCATGGGTTTTGTTCCTTCAGTCATGGCCACTGCAAcaatgatgcacataattgaCCAAGTTGAGCCCTTTAACCCAATTGAGTACAAAAATCAACTTCTGGGTGTTCTTGATTCAACAAACAAg GAGAAGGTGAACGAGTGTTATGGACTGATTGTTGAGCAGACCAAGATCCAGCACACCAAGTCCAAGAAGCGCAAGTTGTTAAGTGAGCCAATAAGCCCAAGTGGCGTGATTGACGGTGCTTTTAGCAGTGAATGTGAAAGCTCAAACGACTCATGGTCTGTGGGTTCATCATCAGTATCAGTATCAGTATCAGAGCCACCTCCATTGAAGAAGAGCAAAACCCAAGATCAGAAGATGGGTTTGTTTTCACTCAATAGGGTGTTTGTGGAGATTGTTGGCAGCCCACGCCCAGGCTAA
- the LOC119991471 gene encoding protein MAIN-LIKE 1-like, producing the protein MHASGDLRMGYVEMGTHYSCKLWVSCDSYEIVGFYGVTQIAHIKLNHGLLAALAERWRHETVGDTRHTHFIYQVVRRRSHYKMLLFYWDLESTGQLLLGVGRISGIRHFGHLNPPPVNALDEVLQCYARAYIMAMFGSILFTSTTGDNIPLMFLPLLEDLQATRDFSWGGVVLGCLYRNLCRRCMQGMRQMGGCVLLLQATLALVGTRRAAASSLRDAVNDAADDVAHN; encoded by the exons ATGCATGCATCTGGTGATCTTCGCATGGGCT ATGTTGAAATGGGCACACATTATTCATGTAAATTGTGGGTTTCAtgtgattcatatgaaatc GTGGGTTTCTACGGTGTTACTCAAATTGCTCATATTAAGCTCAACCATGGATTATTGGCTGCTCTTGCTGAGCGTTGGAGACACGAGACAGTTGGAGACACGAGACACACACATTTCATCTATCAGGTGGTGAGACGACGGTCACATTACAAGATGTTGTTGTTTTATTGGGACTTAGAGTCGACGGGCCAGTTGTTATTGGGAGTGGGTAGGATTAGTGGGATCAG GCATTTTGGTCATCTCAATCCACCTCCTGTTAATGCCCTAGATGAGGTTCTTCAGTGTTATGCTAGGGCGTATATTATGGCCATGTTTGGTAGCATACTCTTCACTAGCACCACGGGAGACAACATTCCACTAATGTTTCTACCTTTATTAGAAGATCTACAGGCCACGCGAGACTTTAGTTGGGGTGGTGTCGTGTTGGGTTGCTTGTATCGGAATTTATGTCGAAGGTGTATGCAGGGTATGAGACAGATGGGTGGTTGTGTGTTGCTACTTCAG GCGACTTTGGCATTGGTGGGGACTAGGAGAGCTGCTGCTTCTTCTTTGAGGGATGCGGTTAATGATGCTGCTGACGATGTTGCCCACAACTGA